Genomic DNA from Mycobacterium stomatepiae:
GCGGTCGAACTCCTTGCGGAACTCGCGGCGGTAGGCCTCGTCGGCCAGTAACTCGTTGCGCTGCAACTGGTCACGCAGGTGCAGCGCGGCCGTGCCCGCGCCGAACTCTTCGAAGACCGGCAGGTCGATTCCGTCGGAGTACAACTCGAACGGTACCGGCAGATGCTGGAACCGCACACTCGATCCGAGCAGCTTGTTCGCCAGCCGGGTCGCCGGCCCGAACACGTAGACCGCCAGCGGATTGGACTTGGCATCCGCGGACACCAGCAAGCTCATCCGAACCCCCTTGCGGCGTCCGAATATTCGACTGTTCTCCAGGAAGAACAGAATGGCCGTGGCCGCCCTGTTGACGTCGGGCGCGCTCTGCAGCATCCGACCCCGCTTGCGCAGCACTTTGATCAGCTTGCGGCGCTCGCGCCAGGTCGCGAAGGTGGACGGCAGCGCCCGCGAGCGGAAGCGGTCGCCGTCGAGCTTGTCGATCGCGGCGTCCATGCCCGACATGCCCAGCATCCCGGCCTCGAGGGCCTCGTCGAGCAACGCCGCCATCTTCTCCAGTTCGGCGTCGGTGGGCTTGACGGTGGCGTCGGTGGCCCGATCGAGCCCGAGCACGGTGCTGCGCAGATCCGAATGACCAAGCAGCGAACCGACATTCGGCCCGAGCGGCAGCGCGTCGATTGTCTCGATGTATTCCGCGGCGTTTGACCACGTTCGCTTGGAGTTCAAAGCGCCGAGCACGTAGTTGCGCGGCACCGCCTCGACCCGGCTGAACAAGTCGGCGGCGTCTTCGGAGTTCGAGTACACCGTCGACAGCGAGCACATGCCGAGCAGCACCGTGGTGACACCGTGGCGCACCGACTCGCGCAGGCCCGGGTCCAGCAGCACCTCGGCGTCGTAATGGGTGTGCACATCGATGAAGCCGGGCACGATCCACTTGCCCGCCGCGTCGATCACCTCGGGGCAGCCCGTCTCGTCGAGCGGCCCGGAGGACACCGTGGCCACCACGCCGTCGCGGATACCCAGCGTGCGGGTGTGTGGCGCGCTGCCGGTTCCGTCGAACCACAAGCCGTCGCGGATGATCACGTCGTAAGCCATTGTCGCCTCCAAAGTTATGTTGCAGCGAGCCTATCATAGATAGTGAGCACTCGCAATCTTTTCTGGAAACACCCTCAGCCGCAGGTCACGCTGTTGCGTGGGTTAGCGACCCGGCGTGGCTGGTGCCCCGGTCGGCTTCGGGGCGCTCGGGGTCGTGGATGCGGCGGGGGCCTGCACGCCGGCGATTTCGGGGACCGAGATCGGGTCCGGCACGTAGACACCGGGCGGGGTGTCGGCGGTGCGGGCCAGCTTCGCGGGGACACGGATCACCGACCCGCGCTGAGCACACTCGTCGGTCTGCACGACGAGGTCCGTTTCGCCGACGAGGTCGCCCTGGGGGTTGGGCCGCAGGGCCAGCGTCTGCACGGTGGTCTGCGACTTGGCTACCCCGGTCGGTCCCACGCACGCAAATGGCACCGTCTCCGGCCGCGCCTGCCATTGGCCGTCGGTGTACTGAAAGATGACCGGACGACCGGCGCCGTTGGCCACTTGGCTGTGGTCGTTGTCGTCCAGCAGCACCGCGGCGGCCGAGCAGTAGGACGGCGTGCACGACGAGCGCAACGCCCACCACGTCGTCACGTCCGGCGGTTGCGGGCTCGGCGTGTAGTCGAAGGTCTCCTTGGATCGCTGCGCATCGAGGCGATAAGTGCCGTCCAGCGGGTTCGGCGGACCGGATGGGGTGCTGGGCGGCGGCACGGCGGCCGCCGCGGGCGGGCTGGGCGGGGTGCTCGCCGCGCGCGCCGCTGTCGACTCCATCTTTCGCCCGGTGAAGATGCCGAACGCGAACAGCCCGATCAGCAGCACGATCGCCGCGGCACCGACCACGATCTTGCGGGGCCTGCGCCGCGTCGGCAGGGCGGCCGGCGCCT
This window encodes:
- a CDS encoding N-acyl-D-amino-acid deacylase family protein, producing MAYDVIIRDGLWFDGTGSAPHTRTLGIRDGVVATVSSGPLDETGCPEVIDAAGKWIVPGFIDVHTHYDAEVLLDPGLRESVRHGVTTVLLGMCSLSTVYSNSEDAADLFSRVEAVPRNYVLGALNSKRTWSNAAEYIETIDALPLGPNVGSLLGHSDLRSTVLGLDRATDATVKPTDAELEKMAALLDEALEAGMLGMSGMDAAIDKLDGDRFRSRALPSTFATWRERRKLIKVLRKRGRMLQSAPDVNRAATAILFFLENSRIFGRRKGVRMSLLVSADAKSNPLAVYVFGPATRLANKLLGSSVRFQHLPVPFELYSDGIDLPVFEEFGAGTAALHLRDQLQRNELLADEAYRREFRKEFDRVKLGPSLWHRDFHDAVIVECPDKSLIGKSFGAIADERGLHPLDAFLDVLVENGERNVRWTTIVANHRPKLLNALANEDSVHMGFSDAGAHLRNMAFYNFPIKLLKRTRDAYRAGAPFMTTERAVHRLTGELADWFGIDAGTLRQGDRADFVVIDPAGLNDEVEAYHEEEVPFYGGLRRMVNRNDEAVVATGVGGAVVFRAGEFREGYGQTVKSGRYLRAGRRARHSAALV